Proteins from one Aspergillus nidulans FGSC A4 chromosome VIII genomic window:
- a CDS encoding uncharacterized protein (transcript_id=CADANIAT00001050), which produces MKYLAMVSLLACAVRAAPSAEGTVGQAILDKALTAEGTPYAWGGGSCDGPSDDQPPYDYGDVGYDCSGLVCWAVCQVTGRDLFTEGLRVTSSMYCASEETLGYNDSDDRMWNAPNDRVNKVQENSISGFGETPCPYVIRFT; this is translated from the exons ATGAAGTATCTCGCGATGGTCTCCCTCCTCGCCTGCGCTGTCAGGGCCGCCCCATCTGCAGAGGGCACCGTAGGCCAGGCTATCCTTGACAAAGCTCTGACCGCGGAAGGGACTCCCTACGCCTGGGGCGGCGGCTCTTGCGACGGTCCCAGCGATGACCAACCCCCATATGACTACGGCGACGTGGGATACGACTGTTCCGGCCTTGTCTGCTGGGCAGTGTGCCAGGTAACCGGCCGTGACCTCTTCACGGAGGGCCTCCGCGTCACGTCCTCCATGTACTGCGCCAGCGAGGAGACACTTGGGTACAA CGATTCTGACGATCGGATGTGGAATGCGCCTAACGACCGGGTCAACAAAGTACAGGAGAACAGCATTTCTGGGTTCGGGGAGACTCCTTGCCCCTATGTGATCCGCTTCACGTAG
- a CDS encoding putative pathogenesis associated protein Pep2 (transcript_id=CADANIAT00001051), whose translation MPNLHSLPLGTRPENAIRNNGPDNLVLERAKLRELAEGWPCYRDACEWENFESIFHPDAVVYTTWSGRVGYKDFIAGSKAGMDNGAFIMHRCHGATTDITADATRAVTKLKATITQRFVIDGIEVDAEADCRFCFFFEKADVDGKGPRWGARFVRHWYEKDKLLPVVPGRFPKIDVDKLNSYPEGYKCLVYCQELTMGVKVLQDMPGHRRHAGTLSGEKHDLLYRLAKDWLDGKEIDV comes from the exons ATGCCTAACCTGCACTCTCTTCCCCTGGGCACACGCCCTGAGAACGCCATTCGTAACAACGGACCCGACAATCTCGTGCTGGAACGCGCCAAACTCCGGGAGTTGGCCGAGGGATGGCCTTGTTACCG GGACGCCTGTGAGTGGGAGAATTTTGAATCGATCTTCCACCCTGATGCCGTCGTCTACACCACTTGGTCCGGCCGCGTGGGCTACAAGGACTTTATCGCTGGCTCCAAGGCAGGCATGGACAATGGCGCCTTCATCATGCATCGGTGCCATGGAGCCACGACTGATATCACAGCAGACGCCACTCGGGCGGTCACCAAGCTCAAAGCGACAATAACACAGCGATTCGTGATTGATGGGATCGAAGTAGACGCGGAAGCCGACTgccgcttctgcttcttcttcgagaaGGCAGATGTCGACGGTAAGGGCCCCCGGTGGGGGGCTCGATTCGTGCGACACTGGTACGAGAAGGACAAGCTGCTCCCGGTTGTGCCAGGACGATTTCCCAAAATAGACGTGGACAAGTTGAATTCCTATCCCGAGGGGTACAAGTGTCTTGTGTACTGCCAGGAGCTCACAATGGGGGTCAAAGTTCTCCAGGACATGCCGGGCCACCGGAGGCATGCGGGAACATTGAGCGGGGAGAAGCATGACCTACTGTATCGCCTAGCAaaggactggcttgatggGAAGGAAATCGATGTCTAG